In Pelagibius sp. CAU 1746, the following proteins share a genomic window:
- a CDS encoding ABC transporter ATP-binding protein, whose protein sequence is MLEIRGIHSYYGQAHILTDVSLTLSKGEIVVLVGRNGAGKSTTIKSIMGMVRVTQGSIAYDGEEILGEPAHRIARRGLGYVPEERRIFTRLTVQENLDCGRQPGRAGTRNWTVHDMFDLFPNLAEARRRPGGTLSGGEQQMLTIARTLMGNPGCILLDEPSEGLAPVVVEQIIKVVKEIKAQGIPVLLSEQNLYFAGLVSDRAYVIETGHIRYEGSMRELEENDEVRQQYLAV, encoded by the coding sequence ATGCTCGAGATCAGGGGTATTCACAGCTACTACGGACAGGCGCACATCCTGACCGACGTTTCATTGACCCTGTCCAAGGGCGAGATCGTGGTGCTGGTGGGACGCAACGGCGCCGGCAAGTCGACCACCATCAAGTCGATCATGGGCATGGTGCGCGTCACGCAGGGCTCCATCGCCTACGACGGCGAGGAGATCCTGGGCGAGCCGGCGCACCGCATCGCCCGGCGCGGCCTCGGCTACGTGCCGGAGGAGCGGCGCATCTTCACCCGTCTCACCGTGCAGGAGAACCTGGACTGCGGCCGGCAGCCGGGCCGGGCGGGCACGCGAAACTGGACCGTGCACGACATGTTCGACCTCTTCCCCAACTTGGCGGAAGCCCGGCGGCGGCCCGGCGGCACGCTCAGCGGCGGCGAGCAACAGATGCTGACCATCGCCCGCACCCTGATGGGCAACCCGGGCTGCATCCTGCTGGACGAGCCCTCGGAAGGCCTCGCACCGGTGGTGGTGGAGCAGATCATCAAGGTGGTGAAGGAGATCAAGGCCCAGGGCATCCCGGTCCTGCTGTCGGAGCAGAACCTCTACTTCGCCGGCCTGGTCAGCGACCGCGCCTACGTCATCGAGACCGGTCACATCCGCTACGAAGGCTCCATGCGCGAGCTGGAAGAGAACGACGAGGTCCGCCAGCAGTATCTGGCGGTGTAA
- a CDS encoding amidohydrolase family protein: MSEKLVIKNIGLLLSGDLGQPILDADTIVAVDGRIAEVGKAAEVDTSGADKTIDAKGTTLAPGLIDSHVHPVFGDWTPRQSQINWIDSFLNGGVTTMISAGEVHLPGRPKDIVGLKALAITAQRAFSNMRFGGVKVHAGAPVIEKGMEEEDFKQLAESGVKLLGEVGLGGVKQGEEAKKMVAWARKYGIQSTIHTGGPSIPGSGLIDADVVLEADADVIGHINGGHTALPLTQIRCLCESCSRAVEIVHNGNELAALYAMRTAMELGQPERIILGTDSPAGSGVQPLGILRVISLLSAIGEVPAETVFCFATGNTARMRELDCGLVEVGRAADFVIMDKAQHTAGKTLLDSVRLGDLPGISMVIIDGVVRCGRSRNTPPAETLAEVVGAAVA; this comes from the coding sequence ATGAGCGAAAAGCTAGTCATCAAGAACATCGGCCTGCTGCTCTCCGGCGACCTGGGGCAGCCGATTCTCGACGCCGACACCATCGTCGCCGTGGACGGGCGCATCGCCGAGGTCGGCAAGGCCGCAGAGGTCGACACGAGCGGTGCCGACAAGACCATCGACGCCAAGGGCACCACCCTGGCGCCGGGCCTGATCGACAGCCATGTGCACCCGGTCTTCGGCGACTGGACGCCGCGCCAGAGCCAGATCAACTGGATCGACTCCTTCCTGAACGGCGGCGTCACCACCATGATCTCCGCCGGCGAGGTGCACCTGCCGGGCCGGCCCAAGGACATCGTCGGCCTGAAAGCCCTGGCGATCACCGCCCAGCGCGCCTTCTCCAACATGCGCTTCGGCGGGGTGAAGGTGCACGCCGGCGCCCCGGTGATCGAAAAGGGCATGGAGGAGGAGGACTTCAAGCAGCTTGCCGAGTCCGGCGTGAAGCTGTTGGGGGAGGTCGGCCTGGGCGGCGTGAAGCAGGGCGAGGAGGCCAAGAAGATGGTCGCCTGGGCGCGCAAGTACGGCATCCAGAGCACCATCCACACCGGCGGCCCCTCGATCCCCGGTTCCGGCCTGATCGACGCCGACGTGGTGCTGGAAGCGGATGCAGATGTCATCGGCCACATCAACGGCGGCCACACCGCCCTGCCGCTGACCCAGATTCGCTGCCTCTGCGAGAGCTGCAGCCGCGCGGTGGAGATCGTCCACAACGGCAACGAACTGGCCGCGCTCTATGCCATGCGCACGGCCATGGAGTTGGGCCAGCCCGAGCGCATCATCCTCGGCACCGACTCGCCGGCGGGCTCCGGCGTGCAGCCGCTGGGCATCCTGCGGGTGATTTCTCTCTTGTCCGCCATCGGCGAGGTGCCGGCGGAGACGGTATTCTGCTTTGCCACCGGCAACACCGCGCGGATGCGCGAGTTGGACTGCGGCCTCGTCGAGGTCGGCCGGGCGGCGGACTTCGTCATCATGGACAAGGCCCAGCACACCGCCGGCAAGACGCTGCTGGACTCGGTGCGCCTCGGCGACCTGCCGGGCATCTCCATGGTCATCATCGACGGGGTGGTGCGCTGCGGGCGCTCGCGCAACACGCCGCCGGCCGAAACCCTGGCCGAAGTCGTTGGGGCGGCGGTCGCGTGA
- a CDS encoding ABC transporter ATP-binding protein, with the protein MSLTEAKTAGMPALAVPALEVSGLSKAFGGVQAVKDVNFKVAEGELLALIGPNGAGKSTCFNMLNGQIRPDRGSVKLAGEELVGRSPAQIWRRGVGRTFQITATFPSMTVAENVAMVLMSQDRELFSFTRSAVNRHRAKALELLDLVGMAGQADRPCGVLAYGDLKRVELAVALGNEPRVLLMDEPTAGMAPRERVELMGLAARLAHELDVAVLFTEHDMDIVFSHADRIIVLSRGELIAEGDAGQIRSDPLVLKTYLGEGQVYGQDKKPKD; encoded by the coding sequence ATGAGCCTCACCGAAGCGAAAACCGCCGGGATGCCGGCACTGGCCGTCCCCGCTCTGGAAGTCAGCGGCCTCAGCAAGGCCTTCGGCGGCGTGCAGGCGGTGAAGGACGTGAACTTCAAGGTGGCGGAGGGCGAATTGCTGGCCCTCATCGGTCCCAACGGCGCCGGCAAGAGCACCTGCTTCAACATGCTGAACGGCCAGATCAGGCCCGACCGGGGCAGCGTGAAGCTGGCCGGGGAGGAGCTGGTCGGCCGCTCGCCGGCGCAGATCTGGCGGCGCGGCGTCGGGCGCACCTTCCAGATCACCGCCACCTTCCCCTCCATGACCGTGGCCGAGAACGTCGCCATGGTGCTGATGAGCCAAGACCGCGAGCTGTTCTCCTTCACGCGCAGCGCGGTAAACCGTCACCGCGCCAAGGCGCTGGAACTGCTCGACCTGGTCGGCATGGCGGGGCAGGCGGACCGGCCCTGCGGCGTGCTGGCCTACGGCGATCTGAAGCGGGTCGAGCTGGCGGTGGCGCTGGGCAACGAGCCGCGCGTCCTGCTGATGGACGAGCCGACGGCGGGCATGGCGCCGCGCGAGCGTGTGGAACTCATGGGGCTCGCCGCGCGCCTGGCGCACGAGCTGGACGTCGCCGTGCTGTTCACCGAGCACGACATGGACATCGTCTTCAGCCACGCCGACCGCATCATCGTGCTGAGCCGCGGAGAGCTGATCGCCGAGGGTGACGCAGGGCAGATCCGCAGCGATCCGCTGGTGCTCAAGACCTACCTCGGCGAGGGTCAGGTCTACGGCCAAGACAAGAAGCCCAAGGACTGA
- a CDS encoding MarR family transcriptional regulator, with protein MSRPPTDAPAVESPEAEAPSDYRLERQIGFLLRRAHQYASEVFQSKIGARNLTPQQFSVLVTLLERREIAQTRLGDLVAMDPATVLGVVQRLAQRGLVAVRTDPADGRRRLVQLTHDGHELARDLVEVGPEISRDTLAGLTDKEQRDLLRLLDRLGRKG; from the coding sequence GTGAGCCGGCCTCCCACAGACGCGCCGGCGGTCGAGTCGCCGGAGGCAGAGGCGCCCTCCGACTACCGGTTGGAGCGGCAGATCGGCTTCCTGCTGCGCCGCGCCCATCAGTACGCCAGCGAGGTCTTCCAGTCGAAGATCGGCGCGCGCAACCTGACGCCGCAGCAGTTCTCTGTCCTCGTGACCCTGCTGGAGCGGCGCGAGATCGCCCAGACCAGGCTGGGCGATCTGGTGGCCATGGACCCGGCCACGGTGCTGGGCGTGGTGCAGCGCCTCGCCCAGCGCGGCCTGGTCGCCGTGCGCACCGACCCCGCCGACGGCCGCCGCCGCCTGGTGCAACTCACCCACGACGGCCACGAACTGGCCCGCGATCTGGTCGAGGTCGGTCCGGAAATCTCCCGCGACACCCTGGCCGGTCTCACCGACAAGGAGCAGCGCGACCTGCTGCGCCTGCTCGACCGCCTGGGGCGGAAGGGATAG
- a CDS encoding carbonic anhydrase, producing MKELLQRNAEWAARHVADDPNYFKRLSEIQRPHYFWIGCSDSRVPANVIAGLEPGEVFVHRNVANLVNPGDLNCLSVLQFAVEALKVQEIIVTGHYGCGGIAAAVDGERHGIIDHWLQPIRDTAAHCSTELDKLTDQRARLDRLCELNVMAQVQRVAETPIVQDAWKRGQPLLVHGLVYGLSDGRLRNLGCTLPRPAK from the coding sequence TTGAAAGAACTGTTACAGCGCAACGCCGAGTGGGCGGCCAGGCACGTTGCTGATGATCCTAATTATTTCAAGCGCTTGTCCGAGATTCAGAGGCCGCACTACTTCTGGATCGGCTGTTCCGACAGCCGCGTGCCGGCCAACGTCATCGCCGGCCTGGAGCCGGGCGAGGTCTTCGTCCACCGCAATGTCGCCAACCTGGTGAACCCGGGCGACCTCAACTGCCTCTCGGTGCTACAGTTCGCCGTAGAGGCGCTGAAGGTGCAGGAGATCATCGTCACCGGCCACTACGGCTGCGGCGGCATCGCCGCCGCCGTGGACGGAGAGCGCCACGGCATCATCGACCATTGGCTGCAGCCGATCCGCGACACCGCCGCGCACTGCTCCACGGAACTGGACAAGCTGACCGACCAGCGCGCCCGCCTCGACCGGCTGTGCGAGCTGAACGTCATGGCCCAGGTGCAGCGGGTGGCGGAAACCCCCATCGTCCAGGACGCCTGGAAGCGCGGCCAGCCCCTGCTGGTGCACGGTTTGGTCTACGGCCTCAGCGACGGGCGCCTGCGCAACCTCGGCTGCACCCTGCCCAGACCGGCAAAGTAA
- a CDS encoding endonuclease/exonuclease/phosphatase family protein, which translates to MSRASPQRLRFATWNIHSGIGGDRHFDMGRIVEVLDEMDADVVGLQEVGWHRRSHHRLDQFAYLREHTGYRVIEGLVRDPLRAQFGNALLTRLPAGKTRWIDLKVRGHVPRAALVAELQAETTPLQVAVLHLGLTVWERERQTQRLMAAMREEEKPAERGPPAVLLGDFNMLRRRTRASEILAGRFPACVRLPTYPARGPRLSLDRIYLSAEWDVTDARVWDSDLALHASDHLPLVAEALCGPDRSR; encoded by the coding sequence ATGTCTAGGGCAAGTCCTCAACGGCTACGATTCGCGACCTGGAACATCCATTCCGGCATCGGCGGCGACCGCCATTTCGACATGGGGCGCATCGTCGAAGTACTGGACGAGATGGACGCCGATGTCGTCGGCCTGCAGGAGGTCGGCTGGCACCGCCGCAGCCATCACCGCCTCGACCAGTTCGCCTACCTGCGCGAGCACACCGGCTACCGGGTGATCGAGGGACTGGTGCGCGACCCCTTGCGCGCCCAGTTCGGCAATGCCCTGCTGACCCGCCTGCCGGCCGGCAAGACCCGCTGGATCGACCTCAAGGTGCGCGGCCACGTGCCGCGCGCCGCCCTGGTCGCGGAGCTGCAGGCCGAAACCACGCCGCTGCAGGTCGCGGTGCTGCACCTCGGCCTGACGGTATGGGAGCGCGAACGCCAGACGCAGCGCCTCATGGCGGCGATGCGGGAGGAGGAGAAGCCGGCGGAGCGCGGGCCGCCCGCGGTGCTGCTGGGCGACTTCAACATGCTGCGGCGGCGCACCCGGGCCTCGGAGATCCTGGCCGGCCGCTTCCCGGCCTGCGTGCGCCTGCCGACCTATCCGGCGCGCGGGCCGCGCCTCAGCCTGGACCGAATCTACCTCTCCGCGGAGTGGGACGTGACGGATGCCCGGGTCTGGGACAGCGATCTGGCGCTCCATGCCTCCGACCACCTGCCGCTGGTCGCCGAGGCGCTGTGCGGGCCGGATCGATCCCGGTAA
- a CDS encoding APC family permease, with translation MAGEPSLKPGPSLKRGLNLPLMVLYGLGTTIGAGIYALVGKVAGNAGLHAPFAFLMAAALVAFSAFSFAELSSRLPRSAGEAVYVHEGFGLRWLALGVGLLVILAGVVSCATLARGFVGYFQELVDIPAWLGIVAVVLLLGAVAAWGITESALLAAAVTLLETGGLVFVVWSGHDALATLPQRWTEIVPSLEGGVWFGLLSAGIVAFYAFIGFEDMVNVAEEVQDVQRTLPRAILLTLGLTSVLYFLVGLAAVLAVPADELAASPAPLALFIQRTSGGSGAWISLVAIVAVLNGALIQIIMAARVLYGLSAQGWLPSLFAEIHARRRTPVVATLAVAAVTAGFALLLPLETLARGTSLVTLVIFATVNLALWRLKARAPAPAGAVTFPRWISLCGCLVCAAVLVLEVGRLAAGL, from the coding sequence ATGGCCGGTGAACCATCGCTGAAACCCGGCCCATCCCTGAAAAGGGGCCTCAACCTGCCGCTGATGGTGCTCTACGGCCTGGGCACCACCATCGGCGCCGGGATCTACGCCCTGGTCGGCAAGGTGGCCGGCAACGCCGGACTGCACGCGCCCTTTGCCTTCCTGATGGCGGCGGCTCTGGTCGCGTTTTCCGCCTTCTCCTTCGCAGAGCTGTCCTCGCGCCTGCCGCGCAGCGCCGGCGAAGCGGTCTACGTCCACGAAGGTTTCGGCCTGCGCTGGCTGGCGCTCGGGGTCGGCCTGCTGGTGATTCTGGCCGGCGTGGTGTCCTGCGCCACCCTGGCGCGGGGTTTCGTCGGATACTTCCAGGAACTGGTCGACATTCCCGCTTGGCTCGGCATCGTCGCGGTGGTCCTGCTGCTGGGTGCGGTGGCGGCCTGGGGCATTACCGAATCGGCGTTGCTGGCGGCGGCGGTCACGCTGCTGGAGACCGGCGGGCTGGTCTTCGTCGTCTGGAGCGGCCACGATGCCCTGGCGACTCTGCCCCAGCGTTGGACGGAGATCGTTCCCTCCCTGGAAGGCGGCGTGTGGTTCGGCCTGCTTTCCGCCGGGATCGTCGCCTTCTATGCCTTCATCGGTTTCGAGGACATGGTCAACGTGGCCGAGGAGGTGCAGGACGTCCAGCGCACCCTGCCGAGAGCGATCCTGCTGACCCTCGGCCTGACCTCGGTGCTCTACTTCCTGGTCGGCCTGGCGGCGGTGCTGGCGGTGCCGGCCGACGAACTGGCGGCCAGTCCGGCGCCGCTGGCCCTTTTCATCCAGCGCACCTCCGGCGGCTCCGGCGCCTGGATCAGTCTCGTCGCCATCGTCGCCGTGCTGAACGGCGCCCTCATCCAGATCATCATGGCCGCGCGAGTGCTTTACGGCCTCAGCGCCCAGGGCTGGCTGCCCTCTCTCTTCGCCGAGATCCATGCGCGCCGGCGCACCCCCGTCGTGGCGACGCTGGCGGTCGCGGCGGTGACCGCCGGTTTCGCCCTGCTGCTGCCCCTGGAGACTCTGGCGCGGGGCACCTCCCTGGTGACGTTGGTGATCTTCGCCACGGTGAACCTCGCGCTATGGCGCCTCAAGGCCCGCGCCCCAGCGCCGGCCGGGGCCGTGACCTTTCCGCGCTGGATCAGCCTCTGCGGCTGCTTGGTCTGCGCCGCGGTCTTGGTGCTGGAGGTCGGGCGGCTGGCGGCCGGCCTCTAA
- a CDS encoding NADH:flavin oxidoreductase — protein MDPSASPPASRDPLLQPYRLKHLTLRNRILSTAHEPAYSEGGLPKERYRLYHAEKAKGGIALTMTAGSAVVSRDSPEAFGNLHAYKDEIVPWLRELSETCHEHGAAVMMQITHLGRRTNWNKADWLPVLAPSPIREPAHRAFPKAAEDWDIARIVADYADAAERMQAGGLDGIELEAYGHLLDQFWSPATNARDDDWNGALDNRLRFTSAVLEAIRGRVGPDFIVGLRMVADEDWEQGLSRAEGVEIARRLAASGHIDFLNLIRGHIETDAALSKVIPTQGTPAGPHLDFCGEVRAQTRFPVFHAARIPDVATARHAVAEGKLDMVGMTRAHIADPHIVTKIAAGREQEIRPCVGATYCLDRIYEGHEALCIHNPATGREATMPHVLRPAGKPKRAVVVGAGPAGLEAARVLSARGHRVTVFEAASEAGGQLRLAARVPRRRELIGIVDWRLARCADKGVAFHFNSYAGAAEVLAEDPEVVVIATGGLPNTEILAGAELAVSSWDILSGDAPLGENVLLYDDNASHPGLAAAEMIAESGAALEIVTPERFFAVDVGGLNHVAYARCLDEHGARITINKRVRAAELAGNRVKVTLGSDYSERTETREVDQLVVEHGTLPLDDIYFELKPLSANLGAVDYEALLSGRPQESVGNPEGRFRLYRIGDAVASRNVHAAIYDALRLCKDV, from the coding sequence ATGGACCCGTCAGCCTCGCCTCCGGCCTCCAGGGATCCCCTGCTGCAGCCCTACCGGCTGAAGCATCTGACCCTGCGCAACCGCATCCTCTCCACCGCGCACGAACCGGCCTACTCCGAGGGCGGCCTGCCCAAGGAGCGCTACCGCCTCTATCACGCGGAAAAAGCCAAGGGCGGCATCGCCCTGACCATGACCGCCGGCTCCGCCGTGGTTTCCCGCGACAGTCCGGAGGCCTTCGGCAACCTGCACGCCTACAAGGACGAGATCGTCCCCTGGCTGCGGGAGCTGAGCGAGACCTGCCACGAGCACGGCGCCGCGGTGATGATGCAGATCACCCACCTGGGCCGGCGCACGAACTGGAACAAGGCGGACTGGCTGCCGGTGCTGGCGCCCTCGCCGATCCGCGAACCGGCCCACCGCGCCTTCCCCAAGGCGGCCGAGGACTGGGATATCGCGCGCATCGTCGCCGACTACGCCGACGCCGCCGAGCGCATGCAGGCCGGCGGCCTGGACGGCATCGAGCTGGAGGCCTACGGCCACCTGCTGGACCAGTTCTGGTCGCCCGCCACCAACGCCCGGGACGACGACTGGAACGGCGCCCTCGACAACCGCCTGAGGTTCACGTCGGCGGTGCTGGAGGCCATCCGCGGGCGCGTCGGCCCGGACTTCATCGTCGGCCTCCGCATGGTGGCCGACGAGGACTGGGAGCAGGGCCTGAGCCGCGCCGAGGGCGTCGAGATCGCCCGCCGCCTGGCGGCCTCCGGCCATATCGACTTCCTCAATCTCATCCGCGGCCACATCGAGACCGACGCCGCGCTCTCCAAGGTGATCCCGACCCAGGGCACCCCCGCCGGCCCGCACCTGGACTTCTGCGGCGAGGTGCGGGCGCAGACCAGGTTCCCGGTGTTCCACGCCGCGCGCATTCCCGACGTGGCCACGGCCCGCCACGCGGTGGCCGAAGGCAAGCTCGACATGGTCGGCATGACCCGCGCCCACATCGCCGACCCGCACATCGTCACCAAGATCGCCGCCGGCCGCGAGCAGGAGATCCGCCCCTGCGTCGGCGCCACCTATTGCCTGGACCGCATCTACGAGGGCCACGAGGCGCTCTGCATCCACAATCCGGCGACCGGCCGCGAGGCGACCATGCCGCACGTCCTCCGCCCGGCGGGAAAGCCGAAGCGCGCGGTGGTGGTGGGCGCCGGCCCGGCCGGGCTGGAAGCCGCCCGCGTGCTCTCGGCGCGCGGCCACAGGGTGACGGTCTTCGAGGCGGCCAGCGAGGCCGGCGGCCAGCTCCGCCTCGCGGCCCGGGTGCCGCGGCGGCGCGAGCTGATCGGCATCGTCGACTGGCGTCTTGCGCGCTGCGCCGACAAGGGCGTCGCCTTCCACTTCAACAGCTACGCCGGCGCCGCGGAGGTTCTGGCCGAGGACCCGGAGGTCGTGGTGATCGCCACCGGCGGGCTGCCCAACACGGAGATCCTGGCCGGCGCCGAGCTGGCCGTCAGCTCCTGGGACATCCTCTCCGGCGACGCCCCCCTGGGGGAGAACGTGCTGCTCTACGACGACAACGCCAGCCATCCGGGCCTGGCCGCCGCCGAGATGATCGCCGAGAGCGGCGCGGCCCTGGAGATCGTCACGCCGGAACGCTTCTTCGCCGTCGACGTCGGCGGTCTGAACCACGTGGCCTACGCCCGCTGCTTGGATGAGCACGGCGCGCGCATCACCATCAACAAGCGGGTGCGGGCGGCCGAACTCGCCGGCAACCGGGTCAAAGTCACCCTGGGTTCGGACTATTCGGAGCGCACCGAGACCCGCGAGGTGGACCAGCTCGTGGTCGAGCACGGCACCCTGCCCCTGGACGATATCTACTTCGAGCTGAAGCCGCTCAGCGCCAACCTTGGCGCCGTCGACTACGAGGCGCTGCTTTCCGGGCGCCCGCAGGAGTCGGTGGGCAACCCGGAGGGGCGCTTCCGCCTCTACCGCATCGGCGATGCCGTCGCCAGCCGCAACGTCCACGCCGCCATCTACGACGCCCTGCGTCTCTGCAAGGATGTCTAG
- a CDS encoding adenylate/guanylate cyclase domain-containing protein, with protein MAEQSQLYEVSGLAPDCLEALVSSGLVDDVADPSSLDPRPYRYAEGEYICRRGDPARCLWVIVTGSVAIKEHDRTLFVRRRSEVIGEQHLVGNGYQRIYDIVANESCVEVLVIDREKIESHPEVGVLWKNIAKIISLKLRNASHKTSSLSRQLADDTRILHAYTNEYALSRRLRAGGEHQTAYAVERAIIWFSDIVDFSRHTLNSTPDRIADIVQRFFNAQTLPILRRGGHIDKFIGDGLMAFWMLPGNGGNARSECVEALRAAEEAVKAVAAIKIGTAPLSLRVGLHIGLVLSGDFGSTTRHQFTLIGREVNKAARLEQLHAEDILESPEDLGAIRISREFQEELGSLDRKKYARRLVARAKNIGEMDVFTA; from the coding sequence ATGGCAGAACAGTCGCAGCTCTACGAGGTGTCCGGCCTGGCGCCGGACTGTCTGGAGGCCCTGGTCAGCAGCGGCCTGGTGGATGACGTCGCCGACCCTTCGAGCCTCGACCCGCGACCCTACCGCTACGCCGAGGGCGAATACATCTGCCGGCGCGGAGACCCGGCCCGCTGCCTCTGGGTCATCGTCACCGGTTCGGTCGCCATCAAGGAGCATGACCGCACGCTCTTCGTCCGCCGGCGCAGCGAGGTCATCGGCGAGCAGCACCTGGTCGGCAACGGCTATCAGCGGATCTACGACATCGTCGCCAACGAAAGCTGCGTCGAGGTTCTGGTCATCGACCGGGAAAAGATCGAGAGTCATCCCGAAGTCGGCGTTCTGTGGAAGAACATCGCCAAGATCATCTCCCTGAAGCTGCGTAACGCCAGCCACAAGACCTCTTCGCTCAGCCGGCAGCTGGCCGACGACACCCGCATCCTGCATGCCTACACCAACGAGTACGCGCTGAGCCGGCGTCTGCGTGCGGGCGGCGAGCACCAGACCGCCTACGCCGTCGAGCGCGCTATCATCTGGTTCTCCGACATCGTCGACTTCAGCCGCCATACCCTGAACAGTACCCCGGACCGCATCGCCGATATCGTCCAACGCTTCTTCAACGCCCAGACGCTCCCGATCCTCCGGCGCGGCGGCCATATCGACAAGTTCATCGGCGACGGCCTCATGGCCTTCTGGATGCTGCCGGGCAACGGCGGCAACGCCCGCAGCGAATGCGTGGAAGCCCTGCGCGCCGCCGAAGAAGCCGTCAAGGCGGTCGCCGCCATCAAGATCGGCACCGCGCCGCTGTCACTGCGCGTGGGCCTCCATATCGGCCTGGTGCTGAGCGGCGACTTCGGCTCCACCACCCGGCACCAGTTCACCCTCATCGGCCGGGAGGTCAACAAGGCGGCCAGGCTGGAGCAGCTCCATGCCGAGGATATCCTGGAAAGCCCGGAGGACCTGGGCGCGATCCGCATCAGCCGCGAATTCCAGGAGGAACTGGGCAGCCTCGACCGCAAGAAGTACGCCAGGCGCCTCGTCGCCCGCGCCAAGAACATCGGCGAGATGGACGTCTTCACCGCTTAG